One Methanolobus sp. WCC4 DNA segment encodes these proteins:
- a CDS encoding slipin family protein — MAFIDIIIPLAIVAVFILSKAIKIVNEYERVVIFRLGRLSGIKGPGLFLIIPIIDTVVKIDLRVVTIDVPKQAVITKDNVTVAVDAVIYYQVIEPSKAVNEVENFKYATAMLSQTTLRDVIGQLELDDVLSDRENVNRNIQEQLDISTDPWGIKVTGVTLRDVSIDETMLRAIAKQAEAEREKRSRIILSEGEYLAAEKMKQAAQLYQEMPISLKLRELQTYAEIARERNLIVVSNSSDIAEIAAMSKAFAKKE; from the coding sequence ATCGCATTTATAGATATTATTATACCTTTAGCTATTGTAGCAGTTTTCATACTGTCAAAAGCTATCAAGATAGTGAATGAATATGAACGTGTAGTTATCTTCCGTCTGGGAAGACTGAGCGGGATAAAAGGTCCGGGCCTTTTCCTTATCATCCCGATCATCGATACTGTTGTTAAGATCGACCTGCGTGTCGTCACGATCGATGTGCCCAAGCAGGCTGTCATCACAAAGGATAATGTAACGGTAGCGGTTGATGCTGTTATCTATTACCAGGTCATCGAACCTTCCAAGGCGGTCAACGAGGTCGAGAACTTCAAGTACGCAACCGCAATGCTCTCACAGACGACACTTCGTGATGTGATCGGTCAGCTTGAGCTGGATGATGTACTTTCCGACAGGGAGAACGTGAACAGGAACATCCAGGAGCAGCTTGATATTTCCACCGATCCGTGGGGTATCAAGGTTACAGGTGTCACCCTGAGGGATGTCAGCATCGATGAGACAATGCTGCGTGCGATCGCAAAGCAGGCAGAGGCAGAGCGTGAAAAGCGTTCCCGTATCATCCTTTCCGAGGGTGAATATCTGGCTGCTGAGAAGATGAAGCAGGCAGCTCAGTTGTATCAGGAGATGCCTATCAGTCTGAAGCTCAGGGAATTGCAGACCTATGCCGAGATTGCAAGGGAAAGGAATCTGATCGTTGTGTCGAACTCCAGTGACATAGCAGAGATCGCTGCAATGTCCAAGGCCTTCGCTAAGAAAGAGTGA